TTTAATCCTGACAACTTATACaagaaagaaggaaacaaagaaagaagagagagaaagaaggaataGAGAAGGGGGAAGAAGGAatagaagaaaggaaaaacggaatagagagagaaagaaagaaatagaagaaaggaaaaaggaagagagagagagagagagagagagagagagagagagagagagagaaggaatagAGAAGGGGAAGAAGGAatagaagaaaggaaaaacggaatagagagaaagaaagaaagaaagaaagaaagaaagaaagaaagaaagaaagaaagaaagaaagaaagaaggaaaaggaaggaaggaaagaagagaaggaaaaaagaaagtaaaaagaaaaaagaaaagaagagagcaagtaagagaaaaaagaggaaggaaaagaaagaaggaaagaaagcaaAGATGAAAAGGCGAAGGGAAATTAGGTGAAAAGGTGTGTATCCTCTTACTATCACATCACTCCTACAAGCTGCTAAAGTTATAAAGGAGGGAGAAAAGCGCTATTCCTTTTCCCAGAGTGCTTCAGTGTAACAATAACTCTTCATCAATCTGCCGTTTTATCCTGTTAATCCCTCTTTTCACCCTCCCAGGACCTGGAGAGCTCACACGGCTCACACGGCTCACACGGCTCCAGTATCACAATCAGCGAAATAAAACACCACGAGATCTCACCGCAATGTTCAGGAACCCTGAAGTCCTGAACCTCAAGTCAGAACACAACATCGTCCAAAATCAAACTCCCGGTCTGGTCTTTTTCGCCATTTAATATATGATAAAAATGAACCAAGGAACGAAACATGCATTTAACCAGATGGAGGAACTACTCTGTttggcattgtgtgtgtgtgtgtgtgtgtgtgtgtgtgtgtgtgtgtgtgtgtgtgtgtgtataaaatccTAGCAGGGAGCCCTAAGCCACGAGCACATCCCCAGTCACAGAGGTTCATCTTCTCCCATCACAGTGTGTGAGAAACACTATCTGCTTTAGGAAAATAGGAATGGAGAAATGATCTTTCAGCAATTTTAGTCTTTACAAAAAGTTCCAGAAGATCATCAACACTTACTCGTACAACACAATACGATTTACAACAAGACGGAAAGCCCTCCGTATGAGGTAGAATCAAAAAGATTCGAGAATATTTTTGTAGCACGCCaccagatggcagcacgaggctgcacgcacagtcgcagggagcaccgaccttcatgaGTCAGTGTGCcgaaagacatcgtcctgtgaaCTTTACACTTgatgtctgaacagctgagtcaGTGGAAGCCTTCAAACTAGGTCTAAAGTTCTTCCACTTTCAGCAATTTAATCAGCACATCCTTCtaataaatcagtaaataaatgcatacattttttggtgtttttttctacCAAGAAAGGTTTAGACTGTCGGAAGTCTTAGTATGTGTAGTAGTGAACTAGCATCAGAATACATTTATTGATGGAGACGTCAGAGCACTTTGACAGATCTTCTTATCCAGAGCCgaaaaaccagaaaaaaaacacaaaattacagaCTGAAAAGTGTAGAATTTCTTTTATTACACTTTCTAACAACCTTGTGGacgtttgaattttttttacgaTTAATAATCGATTGATCCGCGTTAAACTCACCGATCTGGTTGTACATTTTGAAGGCGATGTCGAACTGCAGGATGACGAGCATGAACTGGAACCAGGGACTCATCTCTTTATTGGGCAGAGGGATGTGAACGGAGAAGACGATGTTGTTGGCTTCGATCCTCTTTGCCATGGCCTCGTCAAAGTCTCGGATCTTGTCGCACTGGTTCGGACCCCAGGGCATGAACCACTTCCGGCCTTCCTGGTGTCCCTTCTGGTTGTCCACACACTTGGTGGCCAGGTAGTGGACAGCGGTGGTGGGACTCGGGGCTGCACAGAGATAAAGATGGTGGTTAGTTTAGAAGATACGTCTTTCTGAAAGCCAAACTAATTTTGAGAAGTTACCAAACTACAAGCAGAAGTCTATTAAACAAACTCAATCGGTCATTTGTCAATTCTCTTCCACCAGCTAGATCTTTCTTGTTATAAAGCAGACACCGACCAGAGAGGGGCAAGAACGAACATGTTCTTCACATGAAAACAGACCACCATGTCACTTCACACAGAACTGTACAGTGTTGAGAGAGAGTTTGCTCTGCAAAGCTCTATAgatcaatcagccaatcagctaCTCAGCAgaacaggtcaagagcttcaggtaATGAATGTTCACATCAGACACCAGaatgaaaaataacaaaaaaactctGGTGCTTCAGAAATAGCTGATCCCCCTGGGATTTTCACAGCAATAGTCTTTTGAGTTGAGTGCAAAAATAAACCTCCTGTGGGCGACAGCTTGCAGGCTGAAACATCTCATTGATGAAAGATCAGAAACATCTGATCAGACTGGTCTGAGATGACAGGAAGCCTAGATGAACTCAAATAAGCACTTGTTACAACCTCAGATTCCCGAATTCTTAAACATCTTAGAAGTGtaacacaaagccagctccataacaTGGGTTGGAactgtgtggaagatcttgagcgaCCTGCTgcagagctctgaccctcaaccctattgaacatcatCAATTTGAAGGCTGACCGCACCACCTCAGATCACAAAGCccgctccatgaagatctgcttttcatgggttggaaggAACCCCAGGTTCCACCAACTTCCACTTTTAGAACCCCAGGTTCCACCAACTTCTATGAGGACCATTTCTTGTGTTTCACAGGAGGATGAGACTATAATTAAGTCCCACTGATGGTCTCAAGCAGGTAAGTTGGTATTAGCCTGCTAAATCTGCCCGTTCGTTCCTGAGGCGTTCGTGTAAAGAGCAGCTGGAACTCTTCCTGGACCCTCCACGACACTCGAGGTCTATAAAACAGCAGGAAGCGGAAGCTCATCGGAACCTGTTTATGCGCCGGGGCCGTGGAAGCACAATGGCCAAAGTGCTCAGAGGAAACTTTCCAGAATGTTCAGCAGCTCCCAGAGCACGACGTGGACATTTCCTTTCATTACGATATGGAGCTCAATAATCCAAAAGACACACGACTGAAAAAGACATAAAGAACAGACGGAAACAAAGTACAGATTCAACGATACATTGTGATATTGAGGGAACATCGGAATTACCTTCAGGAACGATTTACTCgtgttaagattttttttcccacttccaGGATTAAAAACagtgattatattattatataataataataataataataataataataataataataataataataataataagtaaaaagcTTCACTGCTGACTTTTACAAagtcctgacactggagactccttccataataGTAACAATAAACATCTGTGTTCTCAGAGAACACCACCATATCAAAGATCCACCTGTTTAGTTGTATgtgaactagaagatccaaacctgtttcagtatgacaatgttcctgttcacaaagccagctccatgaagatctgctttacatggtttggaagtgTTTggtagatcttgagtggtctgctgtagagctctgatctcaaacctattgaacaccattgggacTTTGGTCTTCTcaatcaccttcatcagtacctgactttactaatgcccttgtggctaatTGAATCTTCATAAGTACACTCCAAAAGCTTGTGGAGCACAttctcagaagaatggaggttatttataacagcaaatggagactcgatgtggaaagggatgttcacaaacaagcacatagcaatcttatgttTAGGTGTTCACTAACTTTTAGTCATATCTCCAACACAGTGGTTCATTTGGAAAAGTCCCGTTTCCTCCTGCACAATGATCAGATCTGAAGCTCAtcgttttgttaaaaaaaaaaaaaaaacctctcttCAGATCTCCACCCTGAAGGGCCTGAGATAATGGAAGAGTGAGTGACCTCATGCCGCATTGAAGTTGCCCAATAACAAGGGGAGCGGCGAGTCTTTCTACCCAATTACCCCTGCTGCCACCGGCCACCAAGCAAACACAAAGGAATCCGGGCTTCATTAAATCAATCGCAGGCAAACAAGCTAATTTCTCAGCCCTGTCTGTCTGGGGCCTACTTCCTCCTCAGACTTCACAGCAAAGTGAACAAAAAGCcgaacacagacacactaatGCGTTCCAAAACTACTTCAATCCTGGTTCCTAAATCCGAGATCCAGCCTGGAGATAAAGGAGAACGGAGGAGGTTCAGAACGTGGTGGAAAACAAGCCGAATAACAAAGACAAGAAGATTCAGAAGATCTGAGGGAAGGTGAGACATGAAAATGCCTGGAGGCCAAcatgagagagaaggagggggaAGAAGTGGGAGCTTTTGTCCTCCacagatctctctctcacacacacacacacacacacacacactttatctctGATGTTTAGGCGCTGAACTGAGACGATTGCATGGAAATGGAAAGAACTTGGAGATGAGAAAAATCACAGCATGCATGGGATTTCTGAGATCTGAGATCTGATTTCTCTGGATCATAATGAAGCTCTCTGGTTCTACAGGTCTGTGTTGGGTTTAGAgtagacagaaaagaaaaagaaaaaaagcatgaagATCTTCTTTCCAAACTTTCCAAAACCATGAATTCCTTGAAGTTTGCTGTTTCACTTCCTCAAAGCTGCGATGTGTAAACAGTGGAACAGATCCGAGGAACCAAATCATGttgcatgtttttattaaacgcgcaacaaaattacaaataaaaaaaataaaaaaatctccgGAGTTTCCCGAAAACTCACCGATCAGACCTCCGACCATGAAGGCAAAAGCCTGGAAGAGCAGCAGAACTACTCCCACGATCACCAACTTTTTGGTGCTCATGTTCTCGATGATCGCTCCGGCCATCGTGGAACCTTCTTCCAGAGAAATCaagaagaaataaaaggaaatgaagGCAGAAAGCTGAGAGGTGACCGCATCCAGGTGGACTGAGATCCGGACTGAGATCCAGAGAGCAGAGATCCTCTGAGCCGGCCTGGGTTGCCAGATCCAAATGTGAATCCCTGTTTCTAAGTCGGATTCTATTTTCTACTCCCTcccttcaaaaagaaaaaagaaaagaaaagaaagaaagagggcgGCGCATGCGCTGAAGAGTGCCTGTAATTATCCTCATGATGTCATGTCACTTCGCTTTGCCCAgattttgatagatagatagatagatagatagatagatagatagatagatagatagatagatagatagatagatagatagatagatagatagatagatagattagattacTGTTTTGCACAATTTTGGCATTCCCTCATTTCGCATCACGAGGTAGCAACCTGGAATACTGTACCAACAATCTTGAGAAGTTCCcggaggtgttgagtgcttgttggctgcttttctttctccctctggtTCAActcaactggatttagatcTGGTGATTTCCAAGCGATGGAACACTCTATTACTCTCCTATTTGAACAAATCGCTCttacatatttttatacaaatacctTTTTCACTGTTGCAAAATAAATTTTGAAGACAGaaaagcactgtgtgtgtgtgtgtgtgtgtgtgtgtgtgtgtgtgtcattttatatattttattattattttattgttttaagatttaagaaatatataatcccattattttgcacatttgtaCATTACAAAAAGTCTACTTATCTTATGCATAAACACAGATTTTAGTGACTATAAGCCATGACAGTAGGTGTGACATATATAAGGGTGCCTAAACTTTTGTTTGCCCTGAATAAGGAGCTTCAGTGTTTATTTGAAGCGAGGCTCAGCCCGTCAGTCACAGGGTTCGTGTGGCTAAATTTATGCTGCAGTATGAATTTTTCACACAGTGCTTAAAGCTGGCAAAGAAACGaataagtgagagagagagagagagagagagagagagagagagagagagagagaaatctgaAAGAAGGCCAGAATACGAGACTTCCTCCTGTTCTGAGTCTGTGCTCAGGCAGTTGCAGGATAAAGGATAAAACTATGAGACGTCTGTGAATTGATCATtattctcatgctggaacagggtctCCAGTTCAAATGAAAGAACAATTTCATGTCAtcacatctaaagacgtcctgtaaaATTGTTTTCCTTTAACATTGTGCTAACAGATAGAACAAGAACCACACATGGGTGAAAAAgtagtgtcccaatacttttggccaaactGTGTAGTTAAATAACTGGACcagaaaaagtgtttaaaacaggagcatttttttattcaagccAGAAATATGAAACCATGAAaaccatttatatttgtttaaaatattattttatatgagaGAGCGCAGGTCCATCCATCCCagtcaaacaggaagtgataaAAACGAGAGcggaagagagagaaactgcGTTGGCAAAACATATTGGAAACATTTCTGAttcattgtcattttttttttactatttctgACATGACTTACTGAACTTCACAATCCGACCAATCACAAGCCTTGTTTGTTCAAgaggtttgtttttatattttggcaCTCGGGGGCATGATGCCAGACTAATTTcctgattattattaaaaatgtactgCCGCTGGTGCCAACATTAgcttacaaaataaaacacaccaacATCTAAACTCACACACTGAATAGTCCAGAACTGAGATCAGAAAACTAAAAGCTGGAATGATAATCAGCAGAGGACTGTTTTTAAGGCTTACAAGCAGCTTCGACTGGAATGTAAACGTCCTGGATGTCAAAATCACATCACGAGTCTTAATTTCATTGCTATTTTGAACTAAAGGTGAAGTTTAAATGATATGGTATTTCAGGTAAAAACATCAGCAGAGCTTCTCATCGCTTCCCTCGTGTGATACAGTAACAGTAAAgcgcattaaaaaaaaggagaagatgTAAAACTGGTTGGTTGTGCATCAGGCCTGCTAAGTGCAAATCGCAGTTacagggtgatgatgatgatgaagatttaaAACTTTGCACGGATTCTATCCAGGGGGTCGGTGTCCCACATCTTCTCATCCCAGCCTTGGAACCAGCCTGTGAAGGTCGGAGGCTCTGCACCTTGTTTAATGGTGGTGATGGGGATACCACGCCGGCCGGACGGGTCCGTGTCCACGTACTCTTGAGCtgtggagaaaataaaaataaaataataataataataataataataataataataataatacatgtttattattttgtgtatttagtTTTTCAGCGTTACAGCATTTCGTCGCAAATTTAAATTTTACCGATTTTCGGGGCTCCAGTCTTTTCCACTTCGTTCGCATCTTTGCCCACCCACAGGAAGACCTACACATAGGAGCATCACAGTATTATTAGACAACAGACAACACTGAGCTGGTCTCTGCACCTCACActttcacactcacacttatatattatatttatttattcacagttgatctcagttgctttggagcatttttttgAATCATTCGCAAATCAGTTAACAGCAGAATGGATTTTTggacttttctcaaaatccttcgttcatctctcaaaagttcTGTAAGTGTCCGTGTAAATGAGCATCTCATCGCCAACATAATAACAAGTCCTTTCAGcgttgttcacaaacaagatggTCGAAATCTTCATTCGTGCTCAGGCATCCATAGATTTCGGCtgcataaatgtacacattgcTGTATGTTCGATATCGAAtgcaagagaccggacaggacccccccaccaccaccaccgcccGAAGGTTCACGAgtttcacctttgacctgttttagagaacgaGTTGGTTATTGGTTGGCGTTTACTCGCCAACCGATTGAAGGTTGAAGGAGGTTTGGAGAATTTCATTtgtgatctgagaaacgcttcAAAGcatctgagaaaaactgtatatacactgctGTTTGCACTATTGATTAGATGctgactgcatttcattggccctGTACTTGTACACtgcacaatgttaaaaaaaaatcgaatctAATTTTCTGTACTGAAACTAAACTCTGTAACGCTTTATCCTGTAAACTCTCGTTTTAAACTACTGTATGATCCTTTTTGGTCTTTTATCAGTTTACTCTGTAGTGAAAAAGGTCATTACGTTGTTTCCACGTGTCTTTTTTGCCACCTCACCTGATCCCAAGTGTCCAGCAACATGACATCATCGGTGGCCAAATCTGCCTGATTGAAgtccccaggaacctcctccaCCTGGGAGAACAGGAAGTTAGTAAAACTGGTACAGAATTCATTGAAGCACAATTTATAAATGTCTTGTTCATGTTTAGTTGAAGTTGAAGTTTTTACCGCGAGCCGGCCGGTCTTGTTGGAGCAGCCAAACAGACGAGGGGGTTTAATCACATTCTTCAGAGTTTTGGAAGTCTGGTATTCCTTCTTTCCTCCCAGAGCGGCCCAGAATGCGTCTACAAGGAGATGTCAGAGATCAAAACCACAAATTAACGTGTGTacttagtgtgtatgtgtgtattaggaTGGGCATGAAGTATGAAATGTGTATTCAAATTAAATCTTTGTATCAAATCTTTGTaaattagaggtcgaccaaaTCATCAGTTTTGcagattattaattattaatcgcCACCGATAGTTAAACACTGGAACTATCGCCTATCGGCAAAAATAAAGTAATCCCCGAaatttatcgcggaattgcatttgccacataactaattagtttggctgattttcccggtgtCTTGCGGAAAGCACCAGACACCAAAACACTtacagggaattgtttttatggaatttttaaaaatccaaaagttttggaatgtaaccattgcaagagcggcctctaggggCGAATCATTGACACTACGTGCTGCTTGTTTTTACACTAAAGACTACATACTGcatggagagcgctatattacatttattatttctattttataatttgtttatttatttatttatttatttatttcatacatttttatgattcactACTGTTTTACATGaagtgttatgtttttttttttcattttcaaaagttcaggtgtgaatgctgtgttgtgattggctgaaagaagtttagtgtgaatagtggattttcattggctggaagttcaggtgtgaatgatgtgattggctgaaagaagttcaggtgtgaatgctgtattgtgttttactgaaagaagttcaggtgtgaatgctgTATTGTGATTGGCTAAAAGAATTTCAGGTGTAAATGCTGTATTGTGATTGGCTAaaagaagttcaggtgtaaatgctgtattgtgattggctaaaagatgttcaggtgtgaatactgGACTGTGATTAGCTAGAAGAAGATGAGCTCAATCTCTTCCTAACACCATTATAGACAGAACCAAATGGATGaagatgaaaagatgaaaagaaaacaacatatttttcattattgtgGATTTTCTTCTATAAAATGCAGAGCTTTAATCCTGACCTGGTTCTTTGCCCTCGGATACGTCGGTGGGTTTCCCTCCCAGGAAGCTGACCACGTATTTGGCCCCTTTGACTTCATCCTCGCTCGCACCGACGCCGCGCCATACGAACAATGAGTTAGGAGTCTTCAGCACAAAGACGTCATTGGAGTTGAGACTGGAGGAACAAGGTTTCACCTAAAGacggagaaagagaggaagagagagagaaagagaataataATCATCACATGTTCTGTTTTATTAATGGTGTAAATGCAGAAACCTGGACTGGTTGAAAATGTGAACCAGAGAGGCTCCGCCCCCTCACCTCCACAGCTCGAGTGGCGTTGGTGGTGCTGGTGCGGACGTGGAAGAAACGTGTGGTTCCTGCCTTTGTCTGTCCTCCTTGACGTGACGTTCCTCCAGTGTGGATGATCATGGGCTTTCCTTTAAACAAGCtcatgaggtgaggaggctccTGACCCTGAGTTACACGCAcctgatatacacacacgcacacacacacacacacacacacacacacacacacacctgtgatgCAGGAAATTTGCTCTGATAATTTTCATCAATTCTTTAATCACcttattctttccatttttttttttctttcatctcaccaccctttttgtctttcttttgttctacaCCTGCCCATGAATTCTTTCAtttcatcactccatcactccatcactcttttactctatctatctatctatctatctatctatctatctatctatctatctatctatctatctatctatctatctatctatctatctttttctttcttacatttttgtccttttgtAGCCATctacttttcttttattattctatcctaaatccatctatccatccatcctttcttcctcccttttctttctttttctttatttttttacccatctattcttttcttctttcatgtGAAATATGtcctttcatttccttttttttttatttttgacctGTCTTCTACCAAtcatcctttcttcctttcctccATCCATCAGGTCTGTGTCCTGGCACTGCCCCCTGGTGTTCAGTGCGATTTTTGCACCTCACTGTGCACAAGGGTTTAGTGTGACCTTCAGGTGTCCCCCCTGAGGTTTCGAGTGTAAATGGCACTCACCTGGACAGGAGCTCCGCCCATGGAGTCGTCCAGCTGCACGGTGAGGAATGCGGAGGCGGCCAACTCGTCCTGAGTGCTCTTTAATCCCTGCCTGAGAAATACAGTCACACACTTTAACAACACTGTCGCATCAAACACCACTCTAAATCCTcccttctgattggtcagaggttGTGTGTGGGCGTGGTCAGTGTGCCAGACTTACCAGGTGTAGATGAGGTGCTGCTCTCGGCTGCCCTTTTTATAGCTGTACAGGATGATGTAACAGTCGCCTCCGAAGAACTGACCGTACGAAGCAGGATCCACAGGGACGCGAGCTCCGCCCTCCACACGCCagatctaaacacacacacacacacacacacacacacacacacacacacacatattaaacATCTGGTCAAATCTTCTGCCTTTCATCCACAGATcaattctatttttcttttttttgcatccctaaaataatttatttttctgttttaggtCAAATCCTAGATCTCGCACCTGAACCTTTCCAGAGCCGTCGTCCACCATGTTGTGCTGCGCCGCCATGGCCTGGTTGGTGTGCAGGGTGGAGGCGTCGAAGGGGACCTGCTTCACCTGTGCGATCTTTCCGATGGCGTAGCCTGTGGTTGGGCCGGTGGACTGGTCCTTATCCCTCCAGTTAGAGAAGAACTGCTTGAAGAGAGTCGTCTCGCCCCCTGCAGGCAGTACCTGGATCTGCAGgtacgataataataatatatattacattataataatataaaataataataatgataataataattgattattattattatttaaaacttaatattaatatatagtgattgatttaatttctttttatgaaATAGTGATTGAggttataataatattgttgCTCTACTCTCTTCTTTTGAGTATATTGAGTTTTtctaaaataagaataaaatcaaatagaaacaaataataaaagaatatttaaacaaaaaaaatgtattgtgtaatatataagaaatattaataaataaatgtctttatttgtttttattttttttcattattagttTTGCAGATTAATTGGCACCAGTAGTTGATTGCTGGTTTATCCGCAGAAATTCATTAACTGATGTAAATGAGGagacctgtggtgcagtcagtgttccaacaaaggagtttagagctctatagcaggccactcaaaatcttcctctccaaagcatgtaaaccagatcttcagctcactttgtgcacaggcgcatttccatgctggagcaggtttgggttttacAAGTTTAAGTGACtgcaaaatttttattaaagcacatctaaagacgtcctgtacaattgagtgcttctagatttgtggtaacaattttgaaaaaaaactgTGTAGTTTTTCCTGCACTCAGTCCACTGTCGTTACAAGAGCGGCccctagaggcgaatcactggtcctacgtgctgtttgtttttacatgcgagactgcacgctgcacaaagagcactatattatatatatattgtttattatttatataaatgtatttaaaaaatcatatttaattaatttagcacatttttatgattcagtacttttttttggtaataaagttcagtaatattttacatgatatgtttggtttttttatgtAGTATCCATTCAAAAATGTTGAATAATCTGTTACCGACAAGTACGATTTAACCCAGCTatcggtatatatatatatatgaatgttcTGTATTATAGAATGTTTGTGCACATGGAGGCAGTGTACCTGTGTTTTATTTGAGTAgttcttttctttaataaaatccTGAGCCACTTTCATGGCCACCTTGCGCTCTTCCTTATTAGCGTTCGGCCCTGGAAGATTTGGAACAAATGTAAcggtaaatgaataaaaactacGCCgttctttaataatttaaatagtaATTGAATTGCGGTAGTATAGAAGGAATGCGTATCAATAAGACGATTAGAGTCTGTATTGCTTTCACAAGGAATCGAAACCTCGTGACAAACACGTGATAGACGTCTGTCCAGTGTCCCACctttccacacaaacacatttccatccATGCCGTTGTCCAGG
The genomic region above belongs to Silurus meridionalis isolate SWU-2019-XX chromosome 20, ASM1480568v1, whole genome shotgun sequence and contains:
- the scinlb gene encoding scinderin like b, which translates into the protein MVAHKEFATAGKAPGLQIWRIENLDLKPIPKNLYGNFFTGDAYILLYTTSAPSYNIHMWMGDECSQDESGAAAIFSMQLDDFLGGSPVQYREVQNNESVVFQGYFKSGIKYKKGGVASGFHHVVTNETNAKRLLHVKGRRVIRATEVNFTWNSFNKGDCFIVDLGKNIYQWMGSECNRFERVKASQVAIDIRDNERNGRAKLCMVEEDAEPQELLDALGPKTSIAPATPDDDKVEVANKKKGALYLISDATGSMKTTIVSGSSPFKQEMMSKDDCYILDNGMDGNVFVWKGPNANKEERKVAMKVAQDFIKEKNYSNKTQIQVLPAGGETTLFKQFFSNWRDKDQSTGPTTGYAIGKIAQVKQVPFDASTLHTNQAMAAQHNMVDDGSGKVQIWRVEGGARVPVDPASYGQFFGGDCYIILYSYKKGSREQHLIYTWQGLKSTQDELAASAFLTVQLDDSMGGAPVQVRVTQGQEPPHLMSLFKGKPMIIHTGGTSRQGGQTKAGTTRFFHVRTSTTNATRAVEVKPCSSSLNSNDVFVLKTPNSLFVWRGVGASEDEVKGAKYVVSFLGGKPTDVSEGKEPDAFWAALGGKKEYQTSKTLKNVIKPPRLFGCSNKTGRLAVEEVPGDFNQADLATDDVMLLDTWDQVFLWVGKDANEVEKTGAPKIAQEYVDTDPSGRRGIPITTIKQGAEPPTFTGWFQGWDEKMWDTDPLDRIRAKF